The Coffea arabica cultivar ET-39 chromosome 3c, Coffea Arabica ET-39 HiFi, whole genome shotgun sequence genome contains a region encoding:
- the LOC113733996 gene encoding E3 ubiquitin-protein ligase MIEL1 isoform X1, with translation MDGSYNDRLDFGKMGYGCKHYRRRCKIRAPCCNEVFDCRHCHNESTFNKEFQWSFFHITESVQSKRFNSCNSFVTCVCLDHQSMLRNVFDRHEVIRYDVKQVICSVCDTEQPVAQVCTNCGVRMGEYFCEVCKFYDDDVDKGQFHCDDCGICRVGGRENFFHCNKCGSCYSVGLRDNHLCVENSMRHHCPICYEYLFDSLKDTTVMKCGHTMHCECYHEMIEHDKYCCPICSRSIIDMSRIWKRIDEEIEETVMPEDYRHRKVWILCNDCNDTTEVFFHIIGQKCSHCRSYNTRTIAPPVLPQ, from the exons ATGGATGGCTCCTACAATGATCGCCTTGATTTTGGGAAGATGGGTTACGG ATGCAAGCATTATAGGAGAAGATGCAAGATTAGAGCTCCTTGCTGTAATGAGGTCTTTGATTGTCGTCATTGCCACAATGAGTCCACG TTTAATAAGGAATTCCAATGGAGTTTCTTTCATATTACAGAATCTGTTCAATCTAAGAGGTTCAATTCATGTAACTCGTTTGTTACTTGTGTCTGTCTGGATCATCAGAGTATGTTGCGGAATGTTTTCGACCGTCATGAAGTGATCAGATATGATGTGAAGCAA GTTATCTGTTCAGTTTGTGACACAGAGCAGCCG GTTGCTCAAGTTTGTACAAATTGTGGCGTCAGAATGggagaatatttttgtgaagtttgcaaattCTATGATGATGAT GTTGATAAAGGGCAATTCCACTGCGATGATTGCGGGATCTGCAG AGTTGGTGGTCGAGAGAACTTTTTCCACTGCAATAAATGTG GCTCTTGCTATTCAGTTGGTCTTCGTGACAATCATTTGTGCGTAGAGAATTCGATGCGGCATCACTGTCCTATTTGTTATGAG TATCTCTTTGACTCTTTGAAAGACACAACTGTTATGAAATGTGGGCATACCATGCACTGTGAATGCTACCACGAGATGATAGAGCATGACAA GTATTGCTGCCCCATATGTTCCAGGTCAATAATTGACATGTCCAGAATCTGGAAGAGAATAGATGAGGAG ATTGAAGAGACTGTGATGCCTGAGGACTACAGACATAGGAAG GTATGGATTTTGTGTAATGACTGCAATGACACAACAGAGGTCTTCTTCCATATAATTGGACAGAAATGCAGCCACTGTCGATCGTATAATACTCGCACAATTGCACCTCCCGTTCTCCCCCAGTGA
- the LOC113733995 gene encoding uncharacterized protein, whose product MRALPETRRLARALTSRSSILLNSVRVDSSQLNSTPQWRAFRSTILSSSGIIRGNRLQVGLNCSNNVLQHWPMGILMQKQLFSSESNAVDSAPTESVKELHDKILKSISEQKSAPPNAWLWSLVQQSATREDIKLLFDVLQRLRIFRLSNLRIHENFNFALCQEVTKACVRVGAIDYGKKALWKHNLYGLTPNVGSAHQLLLYAKQHKDSKLMADIMELLKKNNLPLQAGTADIVFRICYETQKWGLLSKYAKRFIKAGGVNLRQATIDMWMEFAAKRGDVDSLWKVEKLRSESKKQHTLASGFSCAKGFLLESKPESAAAVIEELNQSLSDGKRQGMLSQLQKLVSEWPLEVIEHQKKEHKKDVAAALQKSIPAMIVSLSSIGAEVNVNLDDLTTKAGILS is encoded by the exons ATGAGAGCGCTTCCAGAAACTCGCAGACTCGCTAGGGCTTTAACCAGCCGGTCCTCGATTCTTCTGAACTCAGTCCGAGTCGACTCTTCTCAACTCAATTCAACTCCTCAATGGCGAGCTTTTCGTTCCACTATTCTCTCCTCTTCGG gGATTATCCGTGGAAATCGCTTACAAGTGGGACTGAACTGCTCAAATAATGTATTGCAACATTGGCCAATGGGGATTTTAATGCAAAAGCAATTATTTTCTTCTGAATCGAATGCAGTTGATAGTGCTCCTACAG AGTCTGTGAAGGAATTACATGATAAAATTCTGAAATCTATATCAGAACAGAAATCTGCGCCTCCTAATGCGTGGTTGTGGTCACTCGTTCAACAGAGTGCTACCCGTGAAGATATTAAGCTTCTGTTCGATGTTCTGCAGAGGCTTCGAATATTT AGACTGTCAAATCTTCGGATACATGAGAACTTTAATTTTGCCCTATGCCAAGAAGTTACAAAAGCATGTGTACGTGTTGGGGCTATTGATTATG GTAAGAAGGCATTATGGAAGCATAATCTATATGGATTAACTCCTAATGTGGGATCGGCTCATCAATTACTG TTGTATGCTAAGCAGCACAAAGATTCTAAACTCATGGCAGATATAATGGAACTTCTGAAGAAGAATAATCTACCACTACAAGCTGGCACTGCTGATATAGTCTTCAG AATATGTTATGAGACGCAGAAATGGGGTTTACTGTCTAAATATGCAAAAAGGTTTATCAAGGCTGGAGGAGTGAACCTGCGACAGGCTACCATTGACATGTGGATGGAATTTGCTGCTAAAAGAG GAGATGTTGATTCTCTATGGAAAGTTGAGAAACTGAGATCAGAATCAAAGAAGCAGCATACTCTTGCAAGCGGGTTTTCTTGTGCTAAG GGTTTTCTGCTTGAGAGCAAGCCTGAGAGTGCTGCTGCTGTCATTGAAGAACTCAATCAG AGTTTATCTGATGGAAAAAGGCAAGGCATGCTAAGTCAACTTCAAAAGTTAGTTAGTGAGTGGCCTTTGGAGGTTATTGAGCACCAAAAGAAGGAACACAAAAAG GATGTCGCTGCTGCACTACAGAAAAGTATTCCTGCCATGATTGTCAGTTTATCAAGCATCGGTGCAGAAGTAAATGTAAATCTTGATGACTTGACCACAAAAGCAGGCATTTTGAGTTGA
- the LOC113733996 gene encoding E3 ubiquitin-protein ligase MIEL1 isoform X3, translating to MDGSYNDRLDFGKMGYGCKHYRRRCKIRAPCCNEVFDCRHCHNESTFNKEFQWSFFHITESVQSKRFNSCNSFVTCVCLDHQSMLRNVFDRHEVIRYDVKQVICSVCDTEQPVAQVCTNCGVRMGEYFCEVCKFYDDDVDKGQFHCDDCGICRVGGRENFFHCNKCGSCYSVGLRDNHLCVENSMRHHCPICYEYLFDSLKDTTVMKCGHTMHCECYHEMIEHDK from the exons ATGGATGGCTCCTACAATGATCGCCTTGATTTTGGGAAGATGGGTTACGG ATGCAAGCATTATAGGAGAAGATGCAAGATTAGAGCTCCTTGCTGTAATGAGGTCTTTGATTGTCGTCATTGCCACAATGAGTCCACG TTTAATAAGGAATTCCAATGGAGTTTCTTTCATATTACAGAATCTGTTCAATCTAAGAGGTTCAATTCATGTAACTCGTTTGTTACTTGTGTCTGTCTGGATCATCAGAGTATGTTGCGGAATGTTTTCGACCGTCATGAAGTGATCAGATATGATGTGAAGCAA GTTATCTGTTCAGTTTGTGACACAGAGCAGCCG GTTGCTCAAGTTTGTACAAATTGTGGCGTCAGAATGggagaatatttttgtgaagtttgcaaattCTATGATGATGAT GTTGATAAAGGGCAATTCCACTGCGATGATTGCGGGATCTGCAG AGTTGGTGGTCGAGAGAACTTTTTCCACTGCAATAAATGTG GCTCTTGCTATTCAGTTGGTCTTCGTGACAATCATTTGTGCGTAGAGAATTCGATGCGGCATCACTGTCCTATTTGTTATGAG TATCTCTTTGACTCTTTGAAAGACACAACTGTTATGAAATGTGGGCATACCATGCACTGTGAATGCTACCACGAGATGATAGAGCATGACAAGTAA
- the LOC113733996 gene encoding E3 ubiquitin-protein ligase MIEL1 isoform X2: MDGSYNDRLDFGKMGYGCKHYRRRCKIRAPCCNEVFDCRHCHNESTSMLRNVFDRHEVIRYDVKQVICSVCDTEQPVAQVCTNCGVRMGEYFCEVCKFYDDDVDKGQFHCDDCGICRVGGRENFFHCNKCGSCYSVGLRDNHLCVENSMRHHCPICYEYLFDSLKDTTVMKCGHTMHCECYHEMIEHDKYCCPICSRSIIDMSRIWKRIDEEIEETVMPEDYRHRKVWILCNDCNDTTEVFFHIIGQKCSHCRSYNTRTIAPPVLPQ, from the exons ATGGATGGCTCCTACAATGATCGCCTTGATTTTGGGAAGATGGGTTACGG ATGCAAGCATTATAGGAGAAGATGCAAGATTAGAGCTCCTTGCTGTAATGAGGTCTTTGATTGTCGTCATTGCCACAATGAGTCCACG AGTATGTTGCGGAATGTTTTCGACCGTCATGAAGTGATCAGATATGATGTGAAGCAA GTTATCTGTTCAGTTTGTGACACAGAGCAGCCG GTTGCTCAAGTTTGTACAAATTGTGGCGTCAGAATGggagaatatttttgtgaagtttgcaaattCTATGATGATGAT GTTGATAAAGGGCAATTCCACTGCGATGATTGCGGGATCTGCAG AGTTGGTGGTCGAGAGAACTTTTTCCACTGCAATAAATGTG GCTCTTGCTATTCAGTTGGTCTTCGTGACAATCATTTGTGCGTAGAGAATTCGATGCGGCATCACTGTCCTATTTGTTATGAG TATCTCTTTGACTCTTTGAAAGACACAACTGTTATGAAATGTGGGCATACCATGCACTGTGAATGCTACCACGAGATGATAGAGCATGACAA GTATTGCTGCCCCATATGTTCCAGGTCAATAATTGACATGTCCAGAATCTGGAAGAGAATAGATGAGGAG ATTGAAGAGACTGTGATGCCTGAGGACTACAGACATAGGAAG GTATGGATTTTGTGTAATGACTGCAATGACACAACAGAGGTCTTCTTCCATATAATTGGACAGAAATGCAGCCACTGTCGATCGTATAATACTCGCACAATTGCACCTCCCGTTCTCCCCCAGTGA